A single region of the Brienomyrus brachyistius isolate T26 chromosome 10, BBRACH_0.4, whole genome shotgun sequence genome encodes:
- the tspan17 gene encoding tetraspanin-17, which yields MSRKHHFKGAEVSCCVKYFLFGFNIIFWLLGAAFLGIGLWAWAEKGVLSNISSITDMGGFDPVWLFIVVGGVMFILGFAGCIGALRENTVLLKFFSVFLGLIFFLELTAGILAFVFKDWIKDQLNFFINNNVKAYRDDIDLQNLIDFAQEYWSCCGAHGPNDWNLNIYFNCTELNPSRERCGVPFSCCVKDPAEDVLNTQCGYDVRLQGDLDQQRYIYTKGCVGQFEKWLQDHLITVAGIFVGIALLQIFGICLAQNLVSDIRAVKANW from the exons ATGAGCAGGAAACATCACTTCAAAGGAGCCGAAGTTAGCTGCTGTGTTAAATACTTCCTGTTCGGATTCAACATTATATTTTGG TTGCTTGGAGCTGCATTCTTGGGCATCGGACTCTGGGCATGGGCAGAAAAG GGGGTGTTGTCAAACATTTCATCCATAACGGACATGGGGGGGTTTGATCCTGTGTGGCTGTTCATTGTGGTTGGGGGGGTGATGTTCATCCTGGGCTTTGCTGGATGCATCGGAGCCCTGAGAGAAAACACAGTCCTGCTGAAATTT ttttctgtatttttaggGCTTATTTTCTTCCTGGAACTGACTGCTGGGATCCTAGCATTCGTTTTCAAGGACTGGATTAAAGACCAGCTTAATTTTTTCATTAACAACAACGTCAAAGCGTATCGTGACGATATTGACCTCCAGAACCTCATAGACTTCGCCCAAGAATAC TGGTCGTGCTGTGGTGCACACGGTCCCAACGACTGGAATCTCAACATCTACTTCAACTGCACAGAGCTGAACCCCAGCAGAGAGCGATGTGGAGTTCCCTTCTCCTGCTGTGTCAAGGATCCGGCG gAGGATGTTCTTAACACGCAGTGTGGCTACGACGTCCGACTTCAAGGG gaTCTTGACCAGCAAAGATATATTTACACCAAGGGCTGTGTGGGCCAGTTTGAGAAGTGGCTTCAGGACCATCTGATCACTGTGGCTGGGATTTTTGTCGGCATTGCACTATTACAG ATATTTGGAATCTGCTTGGCTCAGAACCTGGTCAGTGACATCAGAGCAGTAAAAGCTAACTGGTGA
- the LOC125750821 gene encoding synaptopodin, with amino-acid sequence MHQQVERQVTWTGLNSFASLDKERRDRKIANGNPALGPSTDLPGRKTNLSRSASLSEKELKEARDRSQIIAAQLTIPSNASSRGVQLFNKRRTRVNAFTLVSFGKGVGQEASGDDKNRPPKNTLTWEDRLSEGKEKEFNGRNSDSQLSRSSSVLIQKDSKSVLDQGEPIPKMDNSAVREEDRHFLPVKENDAEFLSDIAEKVNEELDYSNCSNKSVQSSKGKGEVAVTTAATDSFILPGEIPNGSHGDQNTENGSPSLMKQTTAIVNRTARPFGSPNVLRSPETRSPVMVSPQHTLPTFNKPLPQAFSPPPPAFSPSPVSPPACSAPPEFFSPPPVSRIVSPSPGLAQYAPAVTPRPHYNPQLISERKQQVPIRTGILDEGKTRRATRKAMFTFQEKPKLDPNPELLSLVQGVDEKKKLRSQFEHMQEEELLELGAEASNFLAKDTSCIEEVKVPEWSSCLKRSETRVRLVPKAEQGLTNASGKGAQLFARRQSRMEKYVVGTPSGIEGYVRSPSPTASLPPSWTFPSSMPGRVRAMASSSKINIQPPKMVKTAPVVVAKPTPAAESPVLENGCTKTEMKLYKHQPYQLDSSLFILNPTKDPMSSLPKAAPPPKPVVSEKVYMRQTSLPMNSTPISPHLSSPVPFRSPKSPSTHVPQSRVNGMGSADARPNYEASPRPEVGHQRASPISPLSPQRVASQRPGIQAPRPTFSARKAGIEPQTRGEALSSPSTPTTLHSRQSRSPDGPASGVKVHPASCLQAPSPLPPTWDERSQSPSVSQDDKANRRLLAKNIINAAKRKNSPSPGALGGRGMSVSPGFLPPHGQRPFSPFQSRSPTFISPPPTPTRSMHSPVCLYTTRSLTDSDASVDSEDLGLRSPGTRSYNTSPRGWGGSLRLKRGNFPADL; translated from the exons ATGCATCAACAAGTCGAACGACAAGTGACCTGGACTGGGCTAAATTCCTTTGCCAGCCTTGATAAAGAGAGACGTGACCGTAAGATCGCCAATGGAAACCCGGCACTGGGACCCAGCACCGATCTTCCAGGCAGAAAAACAA ACCTCAGTCGAAGTGCCAGCTTATCAGAAAAGGAACTAAAAGAGGCTCGAGACAGAAGTCAGATCATCGCTGCCCAGCTAACGATTCCGTCAAATGCCAGCTCCCGAGGAGTGCAGCTCTTTAACAAGCGCAGGACACGTGTGAACGCCTTCACTCTGGTTAGCTTTGGAAAGGGCGTCGGACAGGAGGCTTCTGGCGATGACAAGAACCGTCCTCCTAAGAACACCCTGACATGGGAAGACAGACTCTCTGAAGGGAAGGAGAAAGAATTTAACGGCAGAAATAGCGATTCTCAACTCTCCAGATCTTCTAGTGTACTAATCCAGAAGGATAGCAAAAGCGTTTTGGATCAAGGTGAGCCAATTCCAAAAATGGATAATTCTGCCGTTCGAGAGGAAGATAGGCATTTTCTTCCTGTGAAAGAGAATGATGCAGAATTTTTGAGTGATATCGCAGAAAAAGTCAATGAAGAATTAGATTACAGTAACTGCAGTAACAAATCTGTCCAGTCCAGCAAGGGCAAAGGTGAGGTGGCGGTCACCACTGCGGCCACGGACTCCTTCATTTTACCGGGAGAAATACCAAATGGTAGTCATGGTGACCAGAACACTGAAAATGGCTCACCATCCCTGATGAAGCAAACTACGGCTATCGTTAATCGGACAGCACGTCCATTTGGGTCACCCAATGTTCTGAGGTCCCCAGAAACCAGGAGTCCAGTCATGGTCTCTCCCCAACACACTCTTCCAACATTTAACAAGCCTCTTCCACAAGCCttctcccccccgccccctgcctTTTCACCTTCTCCGGTTTCACCTCCTGCATGCTCTGCTCCACCTGAATTCTTCAGTCCCCCTCCAGTGTCTCGTATCGTTTCGCCTTCACCAGGCCTGGCCCAATACGCACCAGCGGTGACTCCAAGACCGCATTACAACCCTCAGCTCATCAGTGAAAGAAAGCAGCAGGTGCCTATAAGAACAGGAATCCTGGATGAGGGCAAGACGCGTAGGGCGACTCGAAAGGCCATGTTCACATTTCAAGAGAAGCCAAAGCTTGATCCAAACCCCGAGCTCCTGTCTCTAGTCCAAGGAGTTGATGAGAAAAAGAAGTTAAGGTCCCAATTTGAGCACATGCAAGAAGAGGAGTTGCTGGAACTTGGAGCTGAAGCTTCTAATTTTCTTGCTAAAGACACGTCCTGCATTGAGGAAGTAAAGGTACCTGAGTGGTCCTCATGTTTGAAGAGATCTGAAACAAGGGTCAGGCTTGTTCCCAAGGCAGAGCAGGGACTGACTAATGCATCAGGAAAGGGGGCTCAGCTTTTTGCTAGACGTCAGTCCAGAATGGAAAAATATGTGGTAGGGACCCCATCAGGGATAGAGGGGTATGTGAGATCTCCCTCCCCCACTGCATCCTTGCCTCCATCTTGGACCTTCCCATCCAGCATGCCAGGCCGAGTTAGGGCCATGGCCAGTTCTTCTAAAATCAATATACAGCCACCAAAGATGGTCAAAACTGCACCTGTTGTTGTTGCAAAACCAACTCCAGCAGCAGAGTCTCCAGTCTTGGAGAATGGATGTACCAAGACTGAGATGAAGCTATACAAGCATCAGCCTTATCAGCTGGACTCTTCTCTGTTCATCCTGAACCCAACCAAAGACCCAATGAGCTCTTTACCAAAAGCAGCACCACCCCCCAAACCGGTGGTTTCAGAGAAAGTTTATATGCGGCAAACCTCTTTGCCGATGAATTCCACTCCCATCTCTCCCCATTTAAGTTCTCCAGTTCCTTTCAGGTCACCAAAGAGCCCTTCAACTCACGTTCCCCAAAGCCGAGTTAATGGAATGGGATCTGCGGATGCCAGACCGAATTATGAAGCGTCTCCCAGACCAGAAGTAGGACACCAAAGAGCTTCTCCTATCTCTCCTTTATCTCCTCAGCGTGTGGCATCACAGCGGCCTGGAATCCAGGCACCAAGACCTACGTTCTCTGCCAGGAAAGCAGGAATTGAGCCTCAG ACCAGAGGCGAGGCCCTGTCCAgcccaagcactcccaccaccctCCACTCCAGGCAGTCCCGAAGCCCAGATGGACCCGCCAGCGGGGTGAAGGTCCACCCTGCCTCATGCCTCCAGGCTCCCTCACCGCTGCCTCCGACGTGGGACGAAAGATCTCAGTCCCCCAGCGTCAGCCAGGATGACAAGGCCAATCGGCGGCTGCTAGCCAAAAACATAATAAATGCTGCAAAGCGCAAGAACAGCCCATCCCCAGGTGCCCTGGGGGGTCGGGGGATGTCCGTGTCCCCTGGCTTCCTGCCTCCCCATGGTCAGCGGCCTTTCAGCCCCTTCCAGTCCCGCTCACCCACCTTCATCAGCCCGCCGCCGACACCCACCCGCTCCATGCACTCCCCTGTGTGTCTTTACaccacccgctctctcactgACTCTGACGCCTCGGTGGACTCCGAGGATTTGGGTCTCAGGTCACCCGGGACCCGCAGCTACAACACCTCCCCCCGCGGTTGGGGTGGGAGTTTGAGGCTGAAGAGGGGAAATTTCCCCGCTGACCTCTAG